In Sorex araneus isolate mSorAra2 chromosome 11, mSorAra2.pri, whole genome shotgun sequence, the sequence CAGTCCCAATCTCCTGTGACATGTGTGTTTCATTCTTTGTCAGCGATTTGTAATGTCCTGTTCAAGTCTCATACATTGTTAATATTAAGCTAGGGATTCCTTAGTTTTGAGTGCTACATATATTAAGTTTCTTACATAAAATGAGCTGATAAAACCTTTTTCATTTCTATAGACTCATGGGTTAGCAATTACAGGTGATTGCAAGGTACACTTTCTCAAGCTTGACCTGCCTGCAAATTGTCACTAGAAATTTTGTCATCCACTAGTGAGCAGTGGAAAGCATTGTCTAAATTCCAGACAGTTCTACACAGTTACTACCATAACTTTCAACTTTTATGACACACTAAATAAAACCATCAAGACTTTAAAATGTGAATGGAGTTTTTTTGCTCTAGTTATTTTCCAACTTTCCCACCTGTCTTTTGATGGCATATAGCTTGAATAGTCTAGTTTCATCTGTTCACACCAGTCTTCATCTGGTGTGTTCAGTAGACTAGCTTCAGAGACAAAGTGGTCCTGGTTGAGTCTTGAACTCTGCTGGCTTTTCCTGTCTCATTGGATCTTTCAGGCCTAACTTGTACCTACCAGCCTTCCCAGTGTTCAGTCACATGGTCTGAAATAAGATAGTGGTATCAGTCAAGAATGCCAACTTCGGGACAATTAAAGCCACTAGGACTTTGCTAAGCCACAAACAAAACCTGTGGTTCAGACGGGTGAAATGCACCCAGAATTTGAGCAAATtaagtggggtgggtgggtgggaaagggatATAAAGTGAAAGCCGCCTCTTACCATTGTTCAAGTTCCATAGTCTTGGGGCCATGCCCTGTGATGCTCACAGATCACTTGTGGGTACTCAGGATTGTGTAGTGCATTTATTTCTTgggtcacccagcagtgctcagtaattctgatggtgctcaggaccaaataggatgctggaaataattgctggctgtgtgcaaggtaaatgtctacTACTTACaagtactattgcttcagctcttCCAGTCTCATTTAAAACAAGTAACAAATTGCTGGTAAGACACTCATCTTTGCCTTTACTATGGCCCTAGTAAAGTTTTTCACAGATCCATTGATGTGCAGTTAATGCCAGGCCCTGCATGTTGACAGTACGGTTTTAATATGGAGGACCTGGGTTCACTTTACCAGCATTCCCAGAAACCTGCCCAGACCCAAATAAAGACTTCAGAGGTAAATGACCTGGAACGTGTCTTTCATGTAGGTCACTTGGGTCTGGTACTGGAGTACAGATCGTGGAATTAGGTGCAGTAAGGATGTAGGAACTAAAGGACTGAATACGAAATGGTTGACATGGAGCATCTGTTCAGATTTAAACCCAAGAACCTTGAGCCCTGGAAATGGAGTCTTGTGTATGGTGGGGAATGGCTGGATGTTTAGAGGTTAGAGAAGGGACCTAGACATTGTTGGGAGGGGGCTTTCATGAGGAAACATGTCCCAGCAGAACCCAAGGACATTTCATCTGTTACTGTGGATGAACATGTTAGGTCATATTAGAcagctgggagctggagcaatgatACCGTGGGTAGGCACTAGTGTTGCAGGCAACTGACCCGTGTTTTATTCTAGGCACCCAATATGGATCCCTCCAGCCTTCCAGGGCTGTTCTCTGAGCATTGGCGGGTGTAGCTACGGAACAAGACCCACAAACCAGGGTAGTTGTATATGTATTAACAACCCTTGAATTCCCAGTCCATGATGATGGGCCACggaagtacagcgggtagaacacttgcacaggccgaccaggttcaatttcGGGGATCCCAAGGTTCTCAGCACCATCGTAATTACTGAACTTCGTTGGATATTGCTCTGGATATCACCCAtcacaccagaaaaaaaagatttaaatctaGTATGACTTGGAGTAACTGGAGGGTCTCAAGGAAGTCGGGTGCTAGATGATTACTCTCCGGGGTGCTATGTAACGAAACAGCGGGGTGATAAAAGTAAACCCATGGACGCGATAGAACTAAAGTCCAATGGGTAGGGATGAGAGGTAAAGATTGGGTGGGTGGCCTGATACTAATGTAAAAAGTCGGTTTTAAGGGGTCCAAGGAGTTAGTTGGTGTGGAGGCTTTGTATGCCAGATCCCTGGTTTTGTAAGcatggtcccatgaacactaCCATTAGTGGTCCCACAGCACTGAACCCCATGGGAGttgctcccaagcactgcttagTGTGAACCAGAAATGGGTTATAGAGTCATCAAGCTTGCTTGTGGCTAACGGTccattccccaacaccacacacagacccctgagcacctctacatgtggccccaaacctttCGCTACTTCCCACACCATTTTACCTACAACATACACCAGAACGTATTGGGACATGCACAATTGTTTTGTTCAAGGCTGCTCAGAGCAGTAAGTATCAGGACCGCATGTCCCACAAAACTTAATGTCCTCATAAATATCCTATGTAGACCTTTAAACATCTGCCCACCTGTGATACTGAGCAAAACCAGGAAATTTCCTCAAATTTACAGGGATAATGCATCAGGGAGATAGATGAATGGGCTGGACTGtatttttgcatgtgggaggcctggccAATCCCCAGCATTATGTTAATTGCCAGGTGCAATGCCTTAGcctagagtagcccctgagaactgccaggcatGGCTGAAGCAAGATACTGCATTTTGGAACTTTTGCCACCCAGGAACATAGCTTTAATGTTAGCACTTTCTTGGGGTGTCCCACCCAGTGGTGTGTGGGGACTATTCCAGGCTTGGTGCTCGAGGGTCAGTCCCAGAGGTGTTTGGGAGACCCATGTAgtgtcaggtattgaacctgggtctcctgcatgcaaggcatgtaccttgtATATTTCTGCACTCCATCTGCACTCCCTCCATCCCAGCCCTATTATACATATTTTGTGTGCTGGGGTTTGGACCCAGTTCTCATTCATAAAAGGCATGCACTGGTCACTGAGGCAACATCCCCAATCTTAGGTAAAATTTATTTGGCAGAGTCATTTTTCTCCTGAGAGTAGCAGCTTGGACCTGAGCAATAgaatagcatttgccttgcacgtggccgacctggaccctggcattccatatggtcccccaagcactgccaggagtaacccctgagccttgctgggtgtgatccaaaaaggtacccctcccccacaaaaaacgGGGGAAAAAAGAATAGCTCTTGCCTAGTTTTTACATGACCAGAAGAAGGCCACATGATGTTTGCAAGCTCCCCTCACATCTGCTATAAAGAACAGAGCATGTCCCATCTTAGGGGTAACATtagttattcctggttttgaatAGTGTCTAGTAAGTCAATAGTCACAGCTCAGGTCCTGTATATTAGTCACCAAGGCCATGTCTTCTATGGCAAAGAACAGTTTATTCAGTTTTGTTTCAAAGTAGTACATAGAGCTGAGCTCCCTCCACTCTTTCATGGCATGAAGGTGTGTCCAATTGTCAAGTCCTAATTTTAAGGCTGCCCATATTGCCTCTAGTTTTTGTATAAGAACTATTGTATAGGGCTTGAgacaaagtacagtgggtaaagctcttgccttgcacacctctgACCTgggtctattcccagcatcccatatgattccctgatccctccaggaataattattgagcgcagagccaggagtaacccctgagtatcgctgggtgtacccccttaaaaaaaaaaaacaaacttttgtatattccatatacatatacatgtatatttatgcgTTGAGAggtttgggaatcgaacccagggtcttATGTATGAGAATGATGTTTTATATAGGAGAATCATTGCTCCTATatattttggtgggggtggggcacacccagtggtgctcaagggctatttctagctccaggctcagggatcattactggcagtgtcacatacaaggcaagtgccctgaccatTATACTGTCTCTGGCCAGTACCTCTAATTTCTGACAATGGTTTCAGTATTTATTAACATGCTGGGAGGCCTCCCAAAAGTgtgagggccactcctggtaatattTAGTTAACTGGACCAGACAGTAGTGACCTGGCTATGGGTTGAACCTTGGACCTAGTGCTACAGGGGACTTCCAGTGGATGGTGCCTGTGTGGGGTTGTGTAATAAAACTCAGGACTTCCTATACAAGGTATTGCTCTACTCCTTTAAGGGTACATCTCCCTAGCCTCAAAATACTGCTTTTTGAGgttgtgtgtacatacatattttaCAGCAAGGGCCTTCCTAGCAGTGCCTGGGCCCTGGAAACTACTAGTAGCGATGGCCAGACACTTCATTGCTGTAGCCTCAGCACTGTGTGGGGTCCAGTGGTTCTGGGGAACACCAGGACCATTACAGCAGTCTCTGGGATCCTCCAAGACTACACCAGCGATTGGAGAGCTGGGGTCCTTCAGAGTTACACCCAGAGAAGCGAGGGAGACGGTGTAGTGCTAGGGATGgccctaatctctgtactatttccccagagCTGCGAGGTTATCCGAACAGTCTCACACTATGATTAAATGGAAAATTACCCTTTGCTTACTCTAGTTCTTTCCTGGGCACTTCCCTCATTTGGGAGAAGATAACAAGAGGAAATTATGATCGAAGTCATTCCCTCCCCCAGGAGAAAGTCTAGAACGGGAGAGGATCCTTTCATCCTAGCCTTTCTCGGGTTAGAAcggaggaaaggagggggggcAGGGAATGGCAGCCTCTAAAAGAGCCTAGCTTCCAGCCTCATGAGCTAGCACAGACTccatcctgcatggtcccctgccTCGGATGTCGCCTTCCGCTCCCAAATCCTCCTGCGCTGATTAACCCAgattccctgccccccacacgACGGCTCTCGCTCCAGCGTGGATAGGTGGAATCAGCCTAAATCACCAGGCAAGAGATAGTAATTGCAGTCAGGTCCAGGGTTGCAATAAACCATCCCCTTTCCCTTCAGACTCTGGAATGGCAGCTTACAGAATCCGGAGCAGTTTaaggccggagcgatagttcaCCGGGTTCGATCTGTGCCATCCCAGATGACCCTCGGAGCCGGCCAGGAGCAATTACcaggcagagccagaagccctcagcacagccgggtgtggtcaCCCTCCCCCGCACTCCCTCCCCCCGAACAAAGAATCTGGGGCAATTCTGGGATCTAGCCAGGAGAAATACGAAATTTGAATGAAGCGGTGGATGCACAGCACCGAGCACCGAGCACCGCGCGTCCCCCTGGACCGCCAcagggcaccccctcccccagcagaaaGCCGAGGGCGGCCCTAGATCACAGGCGGGAAGCAGCCGTTCGCCCTAGAATTGGGGCCAGAATCCCCGGGGCTGGGGTACCCAGATAAAGAATGGCATTAAATGGCATATCTTTCCTACTGGTATAATCTCAAACGGTAGAGCTGCCTCCAGCATGTGCTGGTTAAGACTTGGGTCAACTGTGACGCAGATGGGGCTGTCTGACGATGTCGCCACCGTGACTCCGGGACTACACGTTTTTGCTTTCATGGCTAAAacgtcttattttctttttttattttctattttctcaaacGCAATCCACTCACACCAGCATCCTTTCGTGTGCCAAGGAGAGGAATTTGCACCCCCTCATAAGCATGGGAAATCGCCATCCCGAGGTTCTGACGCAGTTTCGCATGGCGGCTCCGCCCATCCCTTCTTTGTGCTCCGCACGCCTGCGCCTGGGCCGGAGTGCGCCTGCGCCTGCGCCTGCGTCGATGCACGCCCGCGGTGCCCTCCTCCTGCTGCAGGGGCTTCCGGCTCCTGCAGGTCGGCTCCTACCCAGCAGAGGGCAGTGGCTCTCCTGTTGTGTCCGCCGCCGCTCTTGCTCTCACAGCTCCACTATACTGCCTTTTCTTTGATTCTCGAAAAACAAGAAGTGTGAAGGTTGGTGCTTTAGGCTGTTTGCACGCCATATTCCCTCTACTGGGAAGGAGGTTCACACGCCTGGCTTCTCTGCATTTTATCTCTGAAGAATCAGCTTAGATCTCCCTGTCACCCTTGCTGCTCTTACGGcacactcccccccacctccccttttGGGTctcggctcagggatcactcttggcggtgctcaggggatgatatgcgGTGCTGGAGTTCGAATCCGGTCTCAGTGcctggaaggcaagtgcttttaccCACCGTACCCTGGATcttagcatagcgggcagggcgtttgccttgcacgcggcagacccggggttcgattcctctgtccctctcggagagccggcaagctacggagagtatcccgctcccgcgcggcagagcctggcaagctacccgtggcatattcgatatgccaaaagctgtaacaagtctcacaatggagacgtttctggtgcccactcgtgcaaatggatgaacaacggacaGGACAGGATGACAACCCTGGATCTTAGCGATGCTCCCTGGGTAACTCAGACCTCAACTGGTGGTGTTACTGGAGGGGACGTGGCAGACCATAAAAAAccctggggatagaatccaggagAGGaaaacagcagatagggtgcttgccttgcacacaactgacccaggttcgatccttagcattccctatggtcccctgagcattaccaggaatgatccttgagcacagacctagaaataagacctgagcactgtcaggtgtgactcagaaacaaaaccaaaataaaataaagaacccaGGGTTTGGCACATGGAAGGCAGTCGTTCTATTTCttgtttttagaaaatagaaagttGATTGCAAAGtaagcagaagagaaagaagctCCCCAGTAGGGGAGAAACCTAGTATAAGACTAAGTTCTGCTCTACTTGAGTCGCAGGTCCTTTAATTTCCACCCCTTTTTCTTCTCATGCATGCCTTTTTAATGCATGACTCACATTGTACTGAAAATATTACAGAATAGACTGTCCACAGCTTCCTACGGTGCTCGACCAAGCCACCCTGGGCTGTGATGTACTTTCAGTCCTATGTCCTAGGTCCCACGTGGGTTTGTGGAATTCCAGCTGCAgtctggggtcacacttggcactCTCTCCTCACTGTCTGTCCCCAGTCTCACCCCAGACTCTTCTATATTCTGCTTCAAGAGGCCTCTACAGAAGTTTTAGACTGAAAGGCCTAGAGAGAACTCTGAGGACCAGAATGTAGGTCCTTAGCCTTTAGATTCCCCTGTcctggtctcctgaaccctgtgCAGTCAGGGGACTGGAAGTCCAGGATCCAGCTAGAGAATCTGACATCACTCTGACTCTGAGGAGTGGAGGGTTTGGCATAATGTGCTATTCGTTTGAATACCAGCACAGGTCCTGTTTCATCCTCCAGGTCCAGACTATGAGTCATGGGCAAAGGGAGAACCTTGACTGCCCTCCCAgccgccctctcctcccctcctcacaGCTCCCTGAGGGAGAAGGGGTGAGGAGTTCAGCGCTTTTCCCCCCTTCCTGGGTGGTAGAGTTTAGCGAGTGTTGTTAAATTACAAGACAGAGAACTGATGAAAGAGTAGCAGTGAGACATTCCAGAAGTGGGATTCAGACCCACTGACGGACCTAGATTGGCATGGTTTGGATTTTAAAAGGCGCCGTGCACGACTTCTTGGGATATAGCTTAGTGGGATATGTCATAGGCTGTTCCCTGGGGAAGGTGGTCTCTGGGCCGTGTGAGTGCCAGGAGCACTCAGTGAGATGGGGTCTTAGCAGAGGGTCATGCCAGCATGACAAGTGTTTGGGAGGCCTGTTCTGGGGTCTCCAGGCAGAGTGTGGACATTGCCAGGTCCTCTGCTATGACTGCAGTGCCTGGCATGGGGCGTGTCACAATGATGATCGAGAGGGGACCAGAGTGGAAGCATGCTTCGAGGAGGCCTCAGGACAGACAGACTCCAATCCATGTGTCTACGCCACCCTGCCGCTGTGAGGCTGGCTGTCCTGAGAAAGCCTCtcagcccccaccagccccacagaGATCACAGGACCAAGGGAGGAAGCTGTTTAATTTACTACAAACCAGGTTCCATAGGCTCCCATCAGAAGGGGGCCAGGCGACCGACCCACCTCCCAGGCCCACTTGCAGAGAAAGGCCATCACAGGAGCTAAGACCTGCCCCAACTGGGGAGGCAGTCGTGGGTGTCAGCAGTGGGAGCACCACGACGTGCTCAGCAGGAACTGGCAGAGCCTGCAGAGAGAACGGGTCAGGTGTGAGACAGCCACTGCACAGCCTCCCCGCGTCATACTTTGAAGCAAGGCTGGCCTGCAGGTCTCGCCTCACCTGGAGTGATGAGTGGAACAGCTTTCTCTGATAGGGGGCTGTGGTAGGAAGAGATTGATTAGTATGCTCAGCCCTTATTTCCACCCCCTCGGCCCCACCACTCCCGGTACCCCTCCACAGGGGCGTCTCCTTTGTTCTTCTTAGACTGTCACTTAACTTTTGAGGTTATTTACATAGGGGCTCTACCTTTGGGATAAGTGTGGATAttgcctcctacatgcaaagcgtgtgctccagtCCCCGAAGccatctctccccagccccagggtcATTTGAAGCGATACTGTGGGCTGTTTGGGGTCCATTCAGGGTTGGTTACCAGAGCACAGCAAATCCCAGTGGAAGCCCGGGGAGCAGTCAGATATCTTTCTGTATGGTGTAGAACTTTAAGGGGGAGCACTTAAAAGGGGCCCAATCTCACCTGGGCTTCTGCTTGTGTTTGCATTTGCATTTATTGCCTGTGAGTAGAAGAGAAGGTGAGTGCCAGGATCGGAGCCGGGGCCACCCATCTGtccaccctctcccccctccccactgctcaCTCAGGAGGAAGCCGATTCCGGCGACGCACAGGATCGCTGCACAGATGGTCCCGCTCAGCTGCAGGGTCTCCCAGTCTGGGGGAACAGAGAGGGGCCTGATGGAGCCAGCCTGACTCTGCCTGCGGCACTCCCAGCAAAAGATATTTACGAGCCTCTGCTTGTGCAGATGCTCAAACAGACAAGAGAAAGACGAGCCAGTAAAGCGGTGCCCTGCAATTTCCGGTGGGAAGCACCAGGAAGGAAAAGCAGCCTCAAACAAAGCAGGAGGTTGCAGGCTGATCAAGAAGAGAGGTGGCACTCGAACCGACTCAGGATGCTGAGTGCGCACAGTGATGCTGGAGGgtaggcttactccttgctctatgcttggggattacctcctggtggggctcagatgattatatgggatactgggg encodes:
- the FXYD4 gene encoding FXYD domain-containing ion transport regulator 4 isoform X2, yielding MDRVTLGLLLVLAGLPALEANDVVDKNSPLYYDWETLQLSGTICAAILCVAGIGFLLSNKCKCKHKQKPSPLSEKAVPLITPGSASSC
- the FXYD4 gene encoding FXYD domain-containing ion transport regulator 4 isoform X1 — its product is MDRVTLGLLLVLAGLPALEANDVVDKNSPLYYDWETLQLSGTICAAILCVAGIGFLLSNKCKCKHKQKPSPLSEKAVPLITPGEARPAGQPCFKV